The window TGGAGGAAGTTAGGGCGGATACCTGCAGGCGATCTACGCGTATTAAATTAACCCCCAGCCGACGAGGAGCTCACGCTCTTCGACCTCGCGTGTCCGGGAATGCTCAAAAGCCAAGCGCGGACACTAAGAATTCATTAGCGGACCACCCCCCATTGTAAGCCCGATGGTTACGTTCGGTGACATCGCATGTAAAACCCTTGGGAAAGATCGATAGATCATTCtagtcgagaaaaagagagagagagagagagagagagagagagagagagagagagacagacagagagagagagagagagagagcaagagatcGAACATTGTGATTtgatcgttactattatatctttccttcctcgtaaatcctttttctttctttctctttttttttttctttaacgttaAAACTCGTCACTTATTATCGAGAAATTATCACTCTAAAATAtcatattctattattatattcagaTATGATGACAAAATTCATTTatcgtttcctctttttctttcttcattttttcgttttctctttcctttttttctttttttttcttttttttttttttaattttattttcctctttctttttctatgaaaaGGTAATTAGCGAAATCGTCGTTCTCGCGTTTTCGACATTTTTATCGAGAGTGGGAAAATACAGGGGTTACGTTTTAAACTGACGCGAGGGAACGTTACCAAGGGTTgatgaaacagagagagagagagagagagagagagagagagagagagagagagagagagagagagagagacaaaaagatatataaacaatgaatgtgagtaagagaaatagagatagtgagtgaatgagtgaatgagtgagagaaTACATACGACTGAAATTAAGCGAATTTGACGGAGCCCATTTCCTCTTCATTTGCTAAAACAAATCGTGCACCAGTTATCCCAGAGAGGAGACACTGGGTGCACTTAGCTGATGAACGCGTATTCCGGTGGTAGCACGCGCACGCAATGTTACTCGTAATGTCTCTCACGCAACGAATACGCTTGTTTTCCGTTTGTCGAACTGAATTTGAATAAACACAAAGCCCCACTTCGTCTGTTTACCGTCTCTAACCTCTGCTACaataacaaagagagaaagatatatatatatatatatgtatatgaaagaaaaaaaggtccTTCGTGTGGTTGCTTACTTCCTAACATTCAATACGACACGTTCACATTTAACGAAAGTGATATTTATTTGGTCAAATAATATGATCATTATGAGAGTTTTAAATTCTCTATAGTAGCGTTTACCGACCTGAATTCATCTTCTGGATttactggaaaaaaaaaaaatacaaagcaatatttttaaagagtGTATcacgtatgtgtgtttgtgtttgtgcgtgtgcgtgtgcgtgtgtgttactaattattagaattatttataaaagaaattgttctATCTTAGATACAATTTTCTATAAGAAAATGTTAACAGTAACAATAcacgaaagaatatttttatataattatatatgtaatacgaTTACATAGttatacgattatattaattaccATACAATTggaatgatttataaaaattattttaaaatagttAATGATACGAGAAAATATTCTTAGAAAGAGTATCATTGCTATGATcagaattattcgtaatagTTGTTCTAAcagatatgtatttttatttgaaaataagtaCAGTCATATGTAGAAAAATAGATTATCCgaaagaattagaaataataaattcttaatcGCTGttgatgaaatttttattctaattttttatatagaaatttatatgaaagaaacGCCGCCGATCGTGAGAACGGAgatttcattgaaaagaataatcaaaCTTACGATATTTTTCACAATGATCaattgaagagagagagagagagagagagagagagagagagagaaaagaaaaagaggtatTAAGGGTAGTACGaaaattatgtatgtatgtatagctCGTATTTTAGGTATATATCCGGGGCGTAATCGTATTATACGGTACGTCTGGAAaatagagtgagaaagaaatataaaacgtGGCTATGTAAGCGATTCAAAACCTATCGTTAACTTTTGTCCGGTCGCGTGCTAAACCATCCATTAAAGGTTCTATATccgcgagaaaaaagaaaaaaaaaaaaaaggaaagagaaagagtcaaagtattgtaataatttattttaccaAGGATAATAAGCTGGACTGTATTATATTGTGCATTACACGTGTAATTCtttcctgaaaaaaaaaaaaaaaaagaaaagaaaaaagtttcctGTCACGAGCTTGAAATAAGAGGGCGAGACAAGCTTTATTAGTCCGATGGGCGTCGTGAGATCGTTGAGAAATCTAATCGTAATGGCATGGATTCATTCACGATATATCGATTCCTGCTTTAACCAcagcttttatttatttatttatctatttatttttttattttgttgttacTTAAAAACAaaccaaaataataataataacaataataataataataataataataaattccgTCATCATTTTTAGTTTatctaatttttcattatacattaatttaatacaattataattcggataataataaaacaatgtaaaatcgatcgtttttccttgcttcttttttccatggatttgataatattcatatattaatgttaaaacattaccttaaatattcttattacctTGAATACATCAAcgaattaatcattatttggaatataaaatttcatttggaaatatttaatatatatttaatatatatttgatagttcgatatttgttatataaaaactatatactttgtacgtatgtattctcTGTCATTTAGTTACCATCGATGATACCATGCggattatctattattaatgatGCAATGAGTTGGATTAAATATGTATCGAAATATAACAatcgaacatttattatcgaaGTTCGGAGAAAGTAAGCATTTCGTGACCACAGGAACGATAGACTGAGCGagcatcgaaaaaaaaaagaaaaaaaaaagtttatccATCGTTCAACCCTCGTCTGTCGTCTGTTGAAAAGATCGATAGACCGGAAGTAACAACAGCCCAACTCACAAGGACAATAATAGAAGCCGAGGATGATAATCGCGGGCACAGTGTgtcatcgaagaaaaatagattattACCTTGAATACATcatcgtttagaaaagagagagagagagtaaagacTGAGGATTGCACGTTTCCCCGGGTAAATATAGTATTGAATAGTCGACCAATAACAGGTCTTACAGCGTCTATTCGTCGATCCCGAAGGGATGAGACCAATAATTTTGGCGCTGAAACAAAAcagttttttctctttctctctcttcctttctttcttttttctatatctttttttatatacaataaagatataaaacttTGGacaggtatgtatatatatggcaCAGTTAATATGTGATATtattcgaatcgatcgaaagaaCAAACTATTCTATACGATTTATctcatataatacaaataatgtatatttctagagaatagaaaatagacagaaagagagagagagagagagagagagagagagagagagagagagagagagagtgagagggactGGGAGCAAAGGGCGAggcgaaaggaaggaagaaaaaagaaaaagatattaataaaatatatcaaaaaagaaaaaaggaaaaaaaaagaaaaaaagagaaagaaagaaagaaagaaaaatacaaaaaaaaaagaaacgtttcggTCCTTCAATCTTTATTCTTCCAAGAGATAAGAGAGCGTTGTCCTAAAAGCTCGTAGACCCCTGATTACTGAGCTAACGGGTTAGAAAAATCGTTGCTGCGCCGCACAATGGTGCACTTTATCCGCGTAATTGACTCAATGACCATTTGCCAACGTGGAAGtctatcgtcgtcgttgtcgttgctCGACTATATGACAGAGACGACGAAGAGACGAagagacgaagacgacgaagacgacgaccaACATCGTGCTTTCTTTATCCGGCTGACCCACTCAGATTGCTACAACGCAAAAGACATGATCAGGGAGAGATGGAAGGggaaggagaggagagaggaaaggaggaagagaggagagattaAACGGGTGAAAATTAGAAGGAGATGGATACGAGAAGTAgatgagaagaggagagacaTTATTACTAAACCAAATGAGTCATTCTATTCGAGTAAGGCTGCTTTACAAAAACTGATAACGGTTAtcaatcgttctctctctctctctctctctcccctttctctctctctctctctctctctctctctctttctctttcttttctttccatacATACAAGAGTTATCGGGTAGCAAACGTGACAACATAAATTCTATACTACCGACGACTAACGAGGCTTCACCAATGAAATCCGATGCTTCATCGAGACAACATCGAAACGTCTAATGACGCGCCTTCAGGGTAGAACGTTCGACGTATTTCTCGGAGAAGTGCCGAGAACTCGATCATATCGTTTCTATGAATATTACTTATGTTCTCTTACAGACGTCTCTTTTTTCAACTTATATTAACTCGcgtgattctctctctctctctctctctctctctctctctctttctgtctctcttcttgtttaatatatatatatatatatatatatatatatatatatatatgcgtatacatgatacgagagagaaaaattcgtTTTTACCATTTATTATGTGTTTCACGTTCTTAATAGAGAGAACGAATGAGAGAATAGCGATTAATAAAGTCATTCGAGACTAAACATCGAGaacgta is drawn from Vespa crabro chromosome 10, iyVesCrab1.2, whole genome shotgun sequence and contains these coding sequences:
- the LOC124427348 gene encoding uncharacterized protein LOC124427348 translates to MVHFIRVIDSMTICQRGSLSSSLSLLDYMTETTKRRRDEDDEDDDQHRAFFIRLTHSDCYNAKDMIRERWKGKERREERRKRGEIKRVKIRRRWIREVDEKRRDIITKPNESFYSSSAGSFGDKGKDNITEYNEKK